A window of Eikenella corrodens contains these coding sequences:
- a CDS encoding BON domain-containing protein, with the protein MKKSFRLLLLCLLPLSLSGCVTALVGAGAFGVMSATDRRSTGAQADDQVMEVRIQNSALTHLRSNNTTQGFEPKLSVVSFNRQVLLMGLVASEADKAFVERVARAQPNAQKVYNYIQVASAAQRGFGDVSNDSWITSKVRTTLLGTKGVSANHVKVVTYNGVTYVMGILTPEEQALVSNTVSTTAGVQQVVTLYETFVPGNVR; encoded by the coding sequence ATGAAAAAAAGTTTCCGCCTCCTGCTGTTGTGCCTGCTGCCGTTGTCGCTTTCCGGCTGTGTTACCGCGCTGGTGGGCGCTGGCGCATTCGGCGTGATGTCGGCCACCGACCGCCGAAGCACCGGCGCGCAGGCCGATGACCAAGTGATGGAAGTGCGCATCCAAAATTCGGCGCTTACCCATCTGCGCAGCAACAACACCACGCAGGGTTTCGAGCCGAAGCTTTCGGTAGTCAGCTTCAACCGCCAGGTGCTGTTGATGGGCTTGGTGGCCAGCGAGGCCGACAAGGCGTTTGTGGAGCGCGTAGCGCGTGCCCAGCCCAACGCTCAGAAAGTCTACAATTATATTCAGGTAGCCTCCGCAGCCCAGCGCGGCTTCGGCGATGTGAGCAACGACTCATGGATTACTTCCAAAGTACGTACCACTTTGCTCGGCACCAAAGGGGTGTCGGCCAACCATGTGAAAGTGGTAACGTATAACGGCGTTACTTATGTGATGGGCATCCTCACGCCTGAAGAGCAGGCGCTGGTCAGCAATACCGTGAGCACCACTGCCGGCGTGCAGCAGGTGGTTACGCTGTATGAAACCTTTGTGCCCGGTAATGTGCGCTAA
- a CDS encoding DUF1737 domain-containing protein, with translation MKVYRLLTGTDDSVFCRRVTEALQQGWELHGSPTMAHTDNGVRVGQAIVKEVAQYDPNKPLSEY, from the coding sequence ATGAAAGTTTACCGCTTGCTCACCGGCACAGACGATTCCGTGTTCTGCCGCCGCGTAACCGAAGCCCTGCAACAAGGTTGGGAACTGCATGGCAGCCCGACCATGGCGCACACCGACAACGGCGTGCGCGTGGGGCAGGCGATTGTGAAAGAAGTGGCGCAATACGATCCGAACAAGCCCTTGAGCGAATATTGA
- the yecR gene encoding YecR family lipoprotein translates to MEKATYSEEQGRQLAAQRCRSWGYDSAEAFGGTTSQCVRYGGVIVPCSLTRYTREYQCTSNAANRNPQQNQPDSVQELRPVN, encoded by the coding sequence ATGGAAAAAGCCACCTACAGCGAAGAGCAAGGCCGCCAGCTTGCCGCCCAACGCTGCCGCTCGTGGGGCTACGATTCCGCCGAAGCCTTCGGCGGCACCACATCCCAATGCGTGCGCTACGGCGGCGTCATCGTACCCTGCTCGCTCACCCGCTACACCCGCGAGTACCAGTGCACCAGCAACGCCGCCAACCGCAACCCCCAACAAAACCAGCCCGACAGCGTGCAGGAACTGCGCCCTGTTAATTAA
- the lptE gene encoding LPS assembly lipoprotein LptE, with the protein MKKYLMLPLLLLLAACGFRLAGSDPALNPPLPYQTWAVQGRELQQNIETELLRRHAKLDSAFADAVVKVTAIQTNKNIQTLNLSGTVTEYQLELKVSAQAWRGEKALGEPMMITVYRTLDYSDSEILGKQEEEAQLWADMRVDAARQLVRRLGYLKAE; encoded by the coding sequence ATGAAAAAATATCTGATGCTGCCCCTTTTGCTGTTGTTGGCCGCTTGCGGCTTCCGCCTAGCCGGCAGCGACCCCGCGCTCAACCCGCCCCTGCCCTACCAAACCTGGGCCGTACAAGGGCGCGAATTGCAGCAAAATATCGAAACCGAACTGCTGCGCCGCCACGCCAAACTCGACAGCGCCTTTGCCGATGCCGTGGTCAAAGTAACCGCTATCCAAACCAATAAAAACATCCAAACCCTCAACCTCTCCGGCACCGTAACCGAATACCAGCTGGAGCTCAAAGTATCCGCCCAAGCCTGGCGCGGTGAAAAAGCCCTGGGCGAGCCGATGATGATTACCGTGTATCGCACGCTGGACTACAGCGACAGTGAAATTCTCGGCAAACAAGAAGAAGAAGCCCAGCTCTGGGCCGATATGCGCGTGGATGCCGCCCGCCAGCTCGTACGCCGCTTGGGCTACCTGAAAGCCGAATAA
- a CDS encoding NGO_0222 family membrane protein, which translates to MNKTRRYLKLTALFTILFILLLLAGNVLFILKHTAAAIACFLAAFLCVAGQMASLAKFLREKQLIAAQQMQQAALQQPESEDQTADKEAS; encoded by the coding sequence ATGAATAAAACCAGACGCTACCTGAAACTTACCGCGCTGTTTACCATTTTATTTATCCTGCTGCTGCTGGCAGGCAATGTGTTGTTTATTCTAAAACACACCGCCGCCGCCATCGCTTGCTTTTTGGCTGCCTTCTTGTGTGTGGCCGGGCAGATGGCTTCGCTGGCTAAGTTTTTGCGCGAAAAACAGCTGATTGCCGCCCAACAGATGCAACAGGCTGCTTTGCAGCAGCCGGAAAGCGAAGATCAGACGGCAGACAAGGAGGCGTCGTGA
- a CDS encoding phosphoheptose isomerase: MTSAAQRVLQHFQESIAAKQQCAEQLAEPTARAAALLLDSLMADGKILVCGNGGSAADAQHFAAELTGRFEKERMPLGAIALTTDTSALTAIGNDYAFDQIFARQVSALGRPGDVLVAISTSGNSGNVLAAIKAAREQGMSVVALTGRDGGKVAGVLAEGDVLLNVPHQRTARIQEIHILLIHALCDHIDTALFEE, translated from the coding sequence ATGACCTCGGCAGCCCAACGCGTATTGCAGCATTTCCAGGAAAGCATTGCCGCCAAACAGCAGTGTGCCGAACAATTGGCCGAGCCGACGGCGAGGGCGGCGGCTTTGCTGTTGGATTCGCTGATGGCCGACGGCAAAATTTTGGTGTGCGGCAACGGCGGTTCTGCCGCGGATGCGCAGCATTTTGCCGCCGAGCTCACCGGCCGTTTTGAAAAGGAACGTATGCCGCTGGGCGCCATAGCGCTCACTACCGATACTTCCGCGCTCACCGCCATCGGCAACGATTATGCCTTTGATCAGATTTTTGCCCGCCAAGTGTCTGCTCTCGGCCGTCCGGGCGATGTGCTGGTGGCGATTTCCACTTCCGGCAATTCCGGCAATGTGCTCGCCGCCATCAAAGCCGCCCGCGAGCAGGGCATGAGCGTGGTGGCGCTCACCGGGCGCGACGGCGGAAAAGTTGCCGGTGTGCTGGCTGAAGGCGATGTGCTGCTCAATGTGCCGCATCAGCGTACGGCACGGATTCAGGAAATCCATATTCTGCTGATTCACGCCCTGTGCGATCATATCGATACCGCTTTGTTTGAAGAATAA
- the rsmI gene encoding 16S rRNA (cytidine(1402)-2'-O)-methyltransferase, with product MWQKILDKAAAQIEPQTLYVVATPIGNLADITLRALAVLQRADLVCAEDTRVSQQLLSVYGIRAKLVSVREHNERQMTDTITAALAAGQVVAQISDAGTPAVCDPGARLASGVRAAGFKVVPVAGASAVMAALSVAGVTQSDFYFAGFLPPKAGERAQWFERWREVPYAVAMFETPHRIEAALAQMAEILPNRHLVLAREISKTFETFISGSVADVLAAVRADANQTRGEMVLVLHPPEAAAANELNDQTRHIMSLLAAELPPKKAAALAAEISGANKKALYEWAVAQKQEGA from the coding sequence ATGTGGCAAAAAATATTGGATAAGGCGGCTGCGCAGATTGAGCCGCAAACGCTGTATGTGGTGGCAACGCCCATCGGCAACCTGGCCGACATCACGCTGCGTGCACTGGCGGTGTTGCAACGGGCAGACTTGGTGTGTGCGGAAGACACGCGCGTGAGCCAGCAGCTGCTCTCGGTCTACGGCATCCGCGCCAAGCTCGTGAGCGTGCGCGAACACAACGAACGGCAAATGACCGACACCATCACCGCCGCGCTCGCCGCCGGGCAGGTGGTGGCGCAGATATCGGATGCGGGCACGCCGGCAGTGTGCGACCCCGGCGCGCGGCTGGCCTCAGGCGTGCGGGCAGCGGGCTTCAAAGTGGTGCCGGTGGCCGGGGCCAGCGCGGTGATGGCGGCTTTGAGCGTGGCCGGGGTAACGCAGTCGGATTTTTATTTTGCCGGCTTCCTGCCGCCCAAGGCGGGCGAACGGGCGCAATGGTTTGAGCGCTGGCGCGAAGTGCCCTATGCCGTGGCGATGTTTGAAACGCCGCACCGCATCGAGGCGGCTCTCGCCCAAATGGCCGAAATCCTGCCCAACCGGCATTTGGTGCTGGCACGCGAAATCAGCAAAACGTTTGAAACCTTCATCAGCGGCAGCGTGGCCGACGTGCTGGCTGCCGTGCGTGCCGATGCCAACCAAACGCGCGGCGAGATGGTGCTGGTGCTGCACCCCCCCGAAGCCGCCGCGGCCAACGAACTGAACGACCAGACGCGGCACATCATGAGCCTGCTCGCCGCCGAACTGCCGCCGAAAAAAGCCGCCGCACTGGCTGCGGAAATCAGCGGGGCAAACAAGAAAGCGCTGTATGAATGGGCGGTGGCGCAGAAGCAAGAGGGAGCATAA
- the holA gene encoding DNA polymerase III subunit delta, translating into MAAISTERLLSQLKQPLQALYVLHGEEALLRIEALDAIRAAAKEQGYLNRETHTPDTAADWQDLLASANSISLFAELKLLEIHLPGGKPGKAGGEALEQLAANLPPDTVTVILLPKLERAQTQAKWFAALSRSGTVAEAKAVDAQALPGWIRGRLAQHHLSIGNEALALFAERVEGNLLAAKQEIDKLALLHPAGHELSIAETEAAVADVARFDVFQLAAAWMSGEPARVVRLLEGLEADGEEPVMLLWMLADDIRTLIRLTAALKQGQTVAQVRNSLRLWGSKQQLAPLAVRRIPTPRLIAALQECARIDRIIKGAETGEAWPAIRQLLVSLAG; encoded by the coding sequence ATGGCCGCCATCAGCACCGAACGCCTGCTGTCGCAGCTCAAACAGCCCCTGCAAGCGCTGTATGTGCTGCATGGCGAAGAAGCCCTGCTGCGGATAGAAGCCTTAGATGCCATCCGTGCCGCCGCCAAAGAGCAGGGCTACCTGAACCGCGAAACCCACACCCCCGACACCGCCGCCGACTGGCAAGACCTCCTCGCCTCCGCCAACAGCATCAGCCTGTTTGCCGAACTCAAACTGCTCGAAATCCACCTGCCCGGCGGCAAGCCCGGCAAAGCCGGCGGCGAAGCCCTCGAACAACTGGCCGCCAACCTCCCGCCCGACACGGTAACCGTCATCCTCCTGCCCAAACTCGAGCGCGCCCAAACCCAGGCCAAATGGTTTGCCGCCCTCAGCCGCAGCGGCACCGTGGCCGAAGCCAAAGCCGTTGATGCCCAAGCCCTGCCCGGCTGGATACGCGGCCGCCTCGCGCAGCATCATTTATCCATCGGCAACGAAGCGCTAGCCCTGTTTGCCGAGCGTGTGGAAGGCAACTTATTGGCCGCCAAGCAGGAAATCGACAAACTCGCCCTGCTCCACCCCGCCGGTCACGAATTGAGCATTGCCGAAACCGAAGCCGCCGTGGCCGACGTAGCCCGCTTCGATGTATTCCAGCTTGCCGCCGCCTGGATGAGCGGCGAACCCGCCCGTGTGGTACGCCTGCTCGAAGGTCTCGAAGCCGACGGCGAAGAGCCCGTGATGCTGCTGTGGATGCTGGCCGACGACATCCGTACCCTCATCCGCCTCACCGCCGCCCTCAAACAAGGGCAAACCGTAGCCCAAGTGCGCAACAGCCTGCGCCTGTGGGGCAGCAAACAGCAGCTCGCCCCCCTGGCCGTGCGCCGCATCCCCACCCCGCGCCTCATCGCCGCCCTGCAAGAATGCGCCCGCATCGACCGCATCATCAAAGGCGCGGAAACCGGCGAGGCCTGGCCTGCCATCCGGCAGCTGCTGGTGAGTTTAGCCGGCTAA
- a CDS encoding RDD family protein, translating into MNPEVRLENGKVYRLAPAWKRIAAAALNFGLAYALLQALLYCFPGNNDFHLVLLPMLAYMLLQTILMSLKGQSFGKWLFRIRVLDKNGSNPGFLGTVLAREVAFVLLLIFFRWPAGLAYLICLAMLLIPKFERRTLQDRFMGSVVVSL; encoded by the coding sequence ATGAACCCAGAAGTCCGCTTAGAAAACGGCAAGGTATATCGGCTTGCCCCTGCTTGGAAACGAATCGCGGCCGCCGCCCTAAACTTCGGTCTAGCCTATGCCCTGCTGCAAGCTTTGCTGTATTGCTTCCCTGGCAACAACGATTTCCATTTGGTGCTGCTGCCGATGCTGGCTTATATGTTGCTGCAAACCATATTGATGTCGCTGAAAGGGCAGTCGTTCGGCAAATGGCTGTTCCGCATCCGTGTGCTAGACAAAAACGGCAGCAATCCCGGCTTTCTCGGCACGGTATTGGCTCGCGAAGTGGCTTTTGTGTTGCTATTGATTTTCTTCCGTTGGCCGGCCGGTTTGGCATATCTTATTTGTCTGGCCATGCTCTTGATTCCCAAATTCGAACGGCGTACTCTGCAAGATCGGTTTATGGGCTCGGTGGTGGTATCGCTATAG
- a CDS encoding helix-turn-helix domain-containing protein, producing the protein MDIGPAIRLLRKQKGYTQEQLADFAHTTKSTISNLEGGHQGYSTALLQHLAQALGCPISKIFLTAETLSASGGQSVGKLPIELLFGELSAASQQVVLQLVRHMVAEQRNKE; encoded by the coding sequence ATGGACATCGGACCGGCGATTCGCTTATTGCGCAAGCAGAAAGGCTATACTCAGGAGCAGTTGGCCGATTTTGCGCACACCACCAAAAGCACTATTTCCAACCTGGAGGGCGGGCATCAGGGCTACAGTACCGCTCTGCTTCAGCATTTGGCGCAGGCTTTGGGTTGCCCGATTTCCAAGATTTTCCTTACTGCCGAAACCCTGTCGGCCTCGGGCGGGCAATCTGTCGGCAAGCTGCCTATTGAGTTGCTGTTTGGCGAATTGAGCGCGGCATCGCAGCAGGTGGTGTTGCAGCTGGTGCGGCACATGGTTGCCGAGCAGCGCAATAAGGAATAA
- a CDS encoding YraN family protein, translating into MRLNHAAGQAAEDTAAGYLKKQGCRILARNWHCRYGEIDIIAEQGGVYLFVEVRQRRSQRFGGAAASITPAKLAKLSRSAETWLQQNAPNQPCRLDAILIEGDQPPQWVKDIGGY; encoded by the coding sequence ATGCGCCTCAACCACGCTGCCGGCCAAGCTGCCGAAGATACCGCCGCAGGCTACCTGAAAAAACAAGGCTGCCGCATCCTGGCGCGCAACTGGCATTGCCGCTATGGCGAAATCGATATCATCGCCGAACAGGGCGGGGTGTATTTGTTTGTGGAAGTGCGGCAGCGGCGCAGCCAAAGATTCGGCGGCGCGGCAGCGAGCATCACCCCGGCCAAACTGGCCAAACTCAGCCGCAGCGCCGAAACCTGGCTTCAGCAAAACGCGCCGAATCAACCTTGCCGTCTCGATGCCATCCTGATTGAAGGCGATCAGCCGCCGCAGTGGGTGAAGGATATCGGCGGGTATTGA
- the rdgB gene encoding RdgB/HAM1 family non-canonical purine NTP pyrophosphatase, which yields MKELVLASGNAGKLREFNALFAELGWRVRPQSDFAVPECPEPHVSFVENALAKARHASRHSGLPALADDSGICAPALNGAPGVLSARYAGAEPRSDAANNAKLSADLAAQADRAVYYVCVLVLVRHADDPQPLIAEGVWHGQWQEQAAGSNGFGYDPHFYLPELQKTAAQLDPDTKNQLSHRAQALRQLLEKILVLDLAD from the coding sequence GTGAAAGAATTGGTATTGGCCAGCGGCAACGCTGGAAAACTGCGTGAATTCAACGCCCTGTTTGCCGAGCTCGGCTGGCGGGTTCGGCCGCAGTCGGATTTTGCCGTGCCCGAATGCCCGGAGCCGCATGTGAGTTTTGTGGAAAACGCGCTGGCCAAGGCACGGCATGCCAGCCGGCACAGCGGCCTGCCTGCGCTGGCCGACGACAGCGGCATTTGCGCCCCCGCCCTAAACGGCGCGCCGGGCGTGCTCTCCGCACGCTATGCCGGAGCAGAACCGCGCTCCGATGCGGCCAACAACGCCAAACTGAGCGCCGATTTGGCCGCGCAGGCCGACCGTGCCGTGTATTACGTTTGCGTGCTGGTTTTGGTGCGCCACGCGGATGACCCACAACCGCTGATTGCCGAAGGTGTATGGCACGGGCAATGGCAGGAGCAGGCGGCCGGAAGCAACGGCTTTGGTTACGACCCGCATTTCTACCTGCCTGAATTGCAGAAAACCGCCGCCCAGCTTGACCCCGACACCAAAAACCAGCTCAGCCACCGCGCCCAGGCTCTGCGGCAGTTGCTGGAGAAGATTTTGGTTTTGGATTTGGCCGATTAA